TTGCTGGGTGTCGGCGCGAATGGCGAGGAAGCGCTGCCAGTGGGCGTGCTTGGTGGAGGGACGGGCTCGGTTGTCGTGAAGCCGAGAGGCGGATACCTGGACGGTTTCGATGATGGAGGCGGGGGGGATGCGCGCGTCGTCCATGGCGGCGGAGGGGGAGACGACGGGGATGGTTTCGATGGGATCGCTGTTTTCGGGGAGGGTTGGAGTGGAGGCTGCGTTGAGGTCGAGCGGGAGGATGTGTTCGATGGAGAGTTTTTGCGAGGCCAGGACGCGGTCGAGTCCTTCGAGAGAGAGGGCGCGTTTTCGGTTGAGGAAGTTGGAGATGTGGGCTTGCTGGAAGCCGGCCTGATGGGCGAGGCGGCTGCCGGTGAGGAGACCGCGGTCGATGCGTCGAAGGAGTTCAAGCCGAAGGAGTTCGTGAAGGTCTTGAAAGTTCATAATGGAGGGTAACCCTCGGCGAACCATATCATTGGGCAAGGCGAACATAAAGCGAAATATTCGCTTGACGCAATAAGTTTGTGCTCCAAACTACTGCTAACGAGGGATATACGAGACAGCATAGCCTGAGGAAAGATTGCGGTTGACAGTAATTTTGTCAAAAGCTATAACCTTGAGACTTTCCCAATGCGGAATCGAAGCGGTAAGGCGACCTAAAACCTCGAGCTGGGGTTTCAAGTGCCGGACTGCATTCGGAGACGTGTGAGGAGGAGACAGGGTGATTGATTTTTCCCAAGGTGTGACACCGAACTGAAGCAACGAGAAACGAATGTTGTCGTTTGTCCGACGGAGCCAAGAGAGCGAAGCGGCGAAGCGAACGGCGTTCCATAGCAACTTAGGCGAGCCCACTCGACCATTGTAAAAAATTGAGGCTCGTCCGGGGGAGAAGTACGCCTTGAAAGGGAACGAAGTGAACTACTTGCGCATGGATTTGAAGGTATGTGAAGGGTGCGGGGCGCTCTGGCTCCGTGCGGGCTCTGACGGTGTGTACTGCCGGGGATGTGCTGGGCGACTGGCAGAGTTTCCGGCTCCGCGAGGCAAACATGCTGGAGGCCGGAAGCGGCGGCGTGTGCGCGTTGCGGGATGCACTGCGGCGGCGGTGGGTGTTACTGGAGGTGCTCGATGAGTGCAGCTCTTGTGATTCTGCCGGCGGTGTGGGCTACGGCTTCGCCTTCTCGTAAGAAGACGCTGCCAGAGGTGGTGCAACAGAAGAAGACGGCTCCGGAGCTGGCGTTCTACCGGAAGTATACGGAGGGAATGCTGCGACGGTATGTGAGGCTGTCGATGGAGGCGGGAAGAGCGCCATCGTTGCTGGGTCGCGAGATGTTTCGCGGGAAGGTGACGAGCTACCGAGTGCACAGCTTTGAAGATGTGGTGATAGCGGATTTGAGTGTGCTGAAGAACCAGATGGAACATTTGCTGGGGATAGGACAACCGGGGAGACTGACTCAGCTGGAGGACAGGGTTGATCAGCATGAACGCAGCGTGCAGCGTATTAAGGGGCTGCTGGGTGCAGGTGGAGCCGTATTGGCCATGTTCCATATGGCGATTGACTACTTGAGGCGATAAGGGAGAGGTTATGAATTTTCTGAAGTTATTTTTGCGATCGATCGCCTTGCTTCCAGGCGTAGTTCAAGGGACTGAGGCTTTGTTTGGGGCGAAGACCGGGGAGCAGAAGAAGGAAGCGGCGGTAGAGATCGTAGGGGCTGCGATCAACATTACCGATGCTGTGACGATGAAGCATATCGCCGACTCAGACAAGTTTACGCAGGGACTGAGTATGACGATTGACGGTGTGGTGATGTGTCTGAACGCGAGTATCTGGGCGAAGCGTTCGTAGTACTGCTCGGGGCACGGCGTGCACTGGAAACCGTATAATCGGGCCATGGACGCCGAGCCGCTGGGCACTGTTTTGGTTGGAGTTGTGATGGGAAGCCGCAATGATTATGCGGTAATGCGAGGCGCCGTGGAGGTGCTGAAGGAGTTTGGCGTTGCGCACGAGGTGCGGGTGGTGTCGGCTCATCGGACGCCGGATCTTCTATTTGATTATGCAGATTCCGCCGTTGAACGACGACTGCGGGTGATCATCGCGGGTGCTGGTGGCGCGGCGCATCTACCTGGGATGATTGCCGCAAAGACGGTGGTGCCAGTGCTTGGCGTGCCGATTCCGGCGACAGCTTTGCAAGGGATGGATTCGCTGTTGAGTATTGTGCAGATGCCGAAGGGAGTTCCCGTGGGAACCCTCGCGATTGGAGCGGCTGGAGCTACGAATGCGGGATTGTTAGCTATAGCGATCCTGGCTATTACCGATGCGGCGTTGCAGAAGAAACTGGTGGCCTGGCGTGCGGCGCGGCGGGATGAGGTTCTTGCGCAGGTAGTCGGGGAAGATGAGGTTGGCGCGTGAGCTCTGGTTCTTCGAGTGCGAAACCGATCCTACCGGGCGCAACAATTGGGATCTTTGGCGGTGGGCAGCTCGGCCGTATGACGGCGATGGCGGCTCGTGGTATGGGATATCGCATCCTCGTGCTTGATCCCGATCCGGCCTGCCCTGCCCGGTTCGTAGTGGATGGATGCATCGAGGCGGGGTGGGATGATTCGCGGGAGGCAGCGAACCTTGCGCGCGGCTGTGACGTGGTGACGCTGGAGATTGAGCAGATCTCGCCGAGGAGCATGGAAGCCGCTGCGAGCTATGCGCCGGTGCGGCCGGGCGGTGCGATGCTCGCGGTGATTCAGGACAGGATTGAGCAAAAAGACTGGCTGCGGCGGAATGGATTTCCCGTGGGGGAGTATCGTGCGGTTCGGTCGCTGGACGATTTGCGAAGTGCTGTGGCTGCACTTGGAGGCAGGTGCTTCTGCAAGAGTGCTACTGGCGGGTACGACGGACGAGGTCAGGGTAAGGTTGGATTTACTGCCGGTGCATCGCTCGATGATGAGGTGCGGGGTGCGTGGGAGGCTTTGGGTGAGAGGGCCGGCGTGGCTGAGAAAGCGGTTGAGCTGGCGAAAGAGATCTCTGTGTTGGTTGCGCGTGCGCCTAACGGAGAGGTGAAGGTCTATCCAGCTGCGCTGAATCACCATGAAGAGCAGATTCTGGCCTGGAGCGTGATTCCCGCTCCGCTGTCTTCGGAGATGGAAGAGCAGGCTCGGGAAATCGCGGAG
This Tunturibacter gelidoferens DNA region includes the following protein-coding sequences:
- the purK gene encoding 5-(carboxyamino)imidazole ribonucleotide synthase, producing MSSGSSSAKPILPGATIGIFGGGQLGRMTAMAARGMGYRILVLDPDPACPARFVVDGCIEAGWDDSREAANLARGCDVVTLEIEQISPRSMEAAASYAPVRPGGAMLAVIQDRIEQKDWLRRNGFPVGEYRAVRSLDDLRSAVAALGGRCFCKSATGGYDGRGQGKVGFTAGASLDDEVRGAWEALGERAGVAEKAVELAKEISVLVARAPNGEVKVYPAALNHHEEQILAWSVIPAPLSSEMEEQAREIAEAIADTFQLEGVLAVEMFCTTDGKLLVNELAPRPHNSYHASVRACVTGQFEQLVRAVCDLPLGDVDVVQPAAIANLLGDLWLKDGQAAEPRFDAALGVPGVRLHLYEKHKPRKGRKMGHLSAVGATADEAVELVLRAKALL
- the purE gene encoding 5-(carboxyamino)imidazole ribonucleotide mutase, whose protein sequence is MDAEPLGTVLVGVVMGSRNDYAVMRGAVEVLKEFGVAHEVRVVSAHRTPDLLFDYADSAVERRLRVIIAGAGGAAHLPGMIAAKTVVPVLGVPIPATALQGMDSLLSIVQMPKGVPVGTLAIGAAGATNAGLLAIAILAITDAALQKKLVAWRAARRDEVLAQVVGEDEVGA